One genomic region from Drosophila busckii strain San Diego stock center, stock number 13000-0081.31 chromosome 3R, ASM1175060v1, whole genome shotgun sequence encodes:
- the LOC108604457 gene encoding single-stranded DNA-binding protein 2 — MYGKSKTSAVPSDAQAREKLALYVYEYLLHVGAQKAAQTFLSEIRWEKNITLGEPPGFLHTWWCVFWDLYCAAPERRDQCDHSSEAKAFHDYGFVSSGYGVNGIGPGGPHNAGGPAPSPLGQMPPGGDGGPMGPGGPMGPNFFPNSTMRPSPPTHASSPQPPPSQMMPGQPPFMGGPRYPGGPRPGVRMQGMGNEFNGPPGQPMMPNSMDPTRPGPGGGMGPMNPRMNPPRGPGMGPMGYGGPGGMRGPAPGGPGGMPPMGMGGAGGRPPQWQPNASAPMNAYSSSSPGNYGPGPGSNGPPGPGTPIMPSPQDNTQGGPVGGPGDSMYSLMKPEFPMGGGPDGGGGGGPGGMGPMGGGPNSMGPVLNGGGGGPDGTGLDGMKNSPANGGPGTPREDSGSGMGDYNLGGFGGPGENDQTESAAILKIKESMHEEAKRFEKDTDHPDYFMP, encoded by the coding sequence atgTACGGAAAATCAAAGACATCTGCAGTTCCCTCAGATGCTCAAGCGCGGGAGAAGCTAGCACTGTATGTGTACGAATATCTGCTGCACGTGGGCGCCCAAAAGGCGGCACAGACATTCCTCTCCGAGATACGATGGGAGAAGAACATTACGCTGGGCGAGCCGCCGGGATTCCTGCACACCTGGTGGTGCGTTTTTTGGGATTTGTACTGTGCTGCGCCCGAGCGTCGCGACCAGTGCGATCACAGCTCTGAGGCAAAAGCCTTCCACGATTACGGTTTCGTTAGCTCCGGCTATGGCGTAAACGGTATTGGACCTGGTGGCCCTCACAACGCCGGCGGACCTGCGCCCAGTCCACTTGGACAGATGCCGCCTGGCGGCGATGGTGGTCCAATGGGGCCTGGCGGACCAATGGGCCCCAATTTTTTCCCAAATTCGACAATGCGGCCGTCGCCGCCAACGCACGCTTCGAGTCCGCAGCCGCCGCCTTCGCAAATGATGCCCGGTCAGCCGCCTTTCATGGGCGGTCCGCGGTATCCGGGTGGCCCAAGACCTGGCGTACGCATGCAGGGTATGGGCAATGAGTTCAACGGACCTCCCGGACAGCCCATGATGCCGAATAGTATGGATCCGACTCGACCGGGTCCAGGTGGTGGAATGGGACCGATGAATCCGCGTATGAATCCACCGCGCGGTCCCGGCATGGGTCCAATGGGCTATGGCGGACCGGGAGGCATGCGAGGACCAGCGCCAGGCGGACCAGGCGGTATGCCACCAATGGGCATGGGAGGAGCGGGCGGCAGGCCTCCTCAGTGGCAGCCAAACGCATCGGCGCCTATGAATGCCTACTCGTCGTCATCACCAGGCAATTATGGCCCTGGACCCGGCTCAAATGGTCCGCCTGGACCCGGCACGCCTATCATGCCCTCGCCTCAGGACAACACGCAAGGTGGACCTGTTGGGGGACCCGGCGACAGTATGTACTCTCTGATGAAACCAGAATTCCCAATGGGAGGTGGCCCTGACGGTGGCGGCGGAGGCGGTCCCGGTGGAATGGGGCCAATGGGCGGTGGTCCTAACTCAATGGGCCCTGTACTTAATGGAGGCGGCGGAGGACCCGACGGCACCGGTCTCGATGGCATGAAAAACTCACCAGCCAACGGAGGACCGGGCACGCCGCGTGAGGACTCCGGCAGCGGCATGGGCGATTATAATCTTGGCGGCTTTGGTGGACCAGGTGAAAATGATCAAACTGAATCTGCGGCCATTCTCAAAATTAAAGAAAGTATGCACGAGGAGGCCAAACGGTTCGAGAAAGACACAGATCATCCGGATTACTTCATGCCATAA